Proteins encoded within one genomic window of Synechococcus sp. PCC 7335:
- a CDS encoding putative selenate ABC transporter substrate-binding protein has translation MAHFPRYRRRSLVLFFFSFALLSSIGWGCGDSQRQGVGISAPAQTLRVGAIPDQDPEKLQRLYGILSEYLSQELGVPVTYQAVTDYAAAVTAFKVGDLDLVWFGGLTGVQARLQVPDSEAIAQRDIDAEFHTIFIASTASDLAPISDSAELVNLKGKTITFGSESSTSGRLMPQYFLEQSGVKLSDFKSEPGFSGSHDATIKLVEAGTYDIGALNEQVWLDRLTAGEVDQSKVQAIWQTPAYYDYHWVVNNKAVDKKFGEGFTRNIQTALLKLDKNDPDQAAILELFGADKFIETENENYAQIEAVGREIGKIQ, from the coding sequence ATGGCACATTTCCCACGCTACCGAAGACGTTCCCTCGTTCTATTCTTTTTTAGCTTTGCGCTTTTGTCGTCTATCGGCTGGGGTTGTGGTGACAGCCAAAGGCAAGGCGTGGGCATCTCGGCCCCGGCGCAAACTTTGAGGGTGGGTGCTATCCCCGACCAAGACCCTGAAAAGCTACAGCGGCTATATGGGATTTTGTCTGAATATTTGAGTCAGGAGCTAGGTGTACCTGTTACTTATCAGGCTGTGACAGACTACGCAGCAGCTGTTACTGCGTTCAAAGTGGGAGACCTAGATCTCGTTTGGTTTGGTGGGTTAACAGGTGTTCAAGCTAGGCTGCAAGTACCCGACTCAGAGGCGATCGCTCAAAGAGATATTGACGCTGAATTCCACACCATTTTCATTGCTAGTACCGCCAGCGATCTAGCACCCATTAGTGATTCCGCAGAGCTGGTTAATCTCAAGGGTAAGACCATCACTTTTGGCTCTGAATCCTCTACGTCTGGTCGGCTAATGCCTCAGTATTTTTTGGAGCAATCGGGCGTGAAACTGTCTGATTTTAAGAGTGAACCGGGATTTTCGGGCTCTCACGATGCCACGATTAAGCTAGTTGAAGCAGGTACCTATGATATAGGGGCGCTCAATGAACAGGTATGGCTGGATCGTTTGACCGCCGGTGAAGTGGATCAAAGCAAGGTTCAAGCTATCTGGCAAACACCGGCTTATTACGACTACCACTGGGTAGTTAACAATAAAGCGGTTGATAAGAAATTTGGCGAGGGTTTTACGCGCAATATTCAGACCGCGCTACTAAAGCTAGATAAGAATGACCCAGACCAGGCTGCTATTTTGGAGCTGTTTGGGGCCGATAAGTTTATCGAAACTGAGAACGAAAATTACGCTCAAATTGAAGCTGTCGGTCGTGAGATTGGCAAGATTCAGTAG
- a CDS encoding energy transducer TonB, whose amino-acid sequence MAFSSRLRSAVRPLSRTAKFVSPTATGVLLSVGAHALFFAFGPRTNFSFAALSEAAQQAEAEETIVPLVQLTPAERSRLPAFAQPRVLPPSRTGLSEELGLPSNLSSLSRGQLPRKSTPAGRLPSPTLSTRRPTPNPIFRVPRTSVGPSTVRTLPSPRPLPSPPVRPSVRQRPTVSVLPPPSTPLPNVTTGNLSITPGNGSSSSSTALPNLPAAGEAPSAADLQTTPRSIEDALESTENRALADDSALSEETRSPLATDESPSTSAEPQTEPTDIAVLPPDSIDVAPAQGDSSRLLAGFIYDPTDVSQAEADANLQAWLTQTAENKSEIDTQQAAVTIDSNFKVCKDNPPADGLIGVVVNPDGSQSETKVLKSIGYDLLNRQALDAIERSDFGQPETPTQYQVSVEVIYQPEGCVEQLPSAAEDIDG is encoded by the coding sequence ATGGCCTTTTCCTCTCGACTAAGATCAGCTGTTCGTCCTCTTTCGCGGACAGCCAAGTTTGTTAGTCCCACCGCAACTGGTGTCTTGCTCTCTGTGGGTGCTCATGCTCTCTTCTTTGCATTTGGCCCCCGCACTAACTTTTCCTTCGCTGCCCTTAGCGAGGCAGCGCAGCAAGCAGAAGCTGAGGAGACCATCGTCCCGCTCGTACAGCTGACCCCTGCCGAGCGCAGTCGCCTGCCTGCCTTTGCACAGCCGCGCGTTTTGCCACCTAGCCGTACCGGGCTTAGCGAAGAACTAGGATTGCCCTCTAACCTTTCATCACTTAGCAGAGGTCAACTCCCGCGAAAATCTACACCTGCTGGGAGGCTTCCCTCACCGACACTATCGACTCGTAGACCTACACCCAATCCCATTTTTAGAGTACCTAGAACCTCTGTTGGTCCGTCTACAGTCAGAACTCTACCCTCGCCTAGGCCTCTACCCTCGCCGCCTGTCAGGCCTTCTGTCAGACAAAGACCCACTGTTTCTGTTTTGCCACCGCCGTCAACTCCTCTGCCTAACGTGACAACTGGCAACCTATCGATTACACCGGGTAACGGTAGCAGCTCGTCAAGTACAGCTCTTCCAAACCTGCCAGCCGCCGGAGAAGCGCCTTCGGCAGCTGATCTACAGACAACGCCCCGTTCGATCGAGGATGCTCTAGAGTCGACTGAAAATCGTGCACTTGCAGACGATAGTGCTCTATCGGAAGAAACGCGATCGCCTTTAGCAACCGATGAAAGTCCGAGCACATCAGCCGAGCCGCAAACTGAACCAACCGATATTGCTGTTTTGCCCCCAGACTCGATTGACGTAGCACCTGCTCAAGGTGATTCTAGTCGACTGTTAGCAGGGTTTATCTACGATCCGACTGATGTCTCGCAAGCAGAAGCCGATGCCAACTTGCAAGCTTGGTTGACTCAAACTGCTGAAAACAAGAGCGAAATAGACACTCAGCAAGCAGCAGTCACTATCGACTCTAACTTCAAAGTCTGTAAAGACAATCCACCGGCAGACGGCTTGATTGGTGTAGTTGTTAATCCTGATGGCAGCCAATCAGAGACCAAAGTACTCAAAAGCATTGGCTATGACCTACTCAATCGCCAGGCTCTAGATGCGATTGAGCGAAGTGATTTCGGGCAGCCAGAGACGCCCACTCAGTATCAAGTGAGCGTGGAAGTCATTTACCAACCTGAGGGCTGTGTGGAGCAGCTACCATCGGCAGCTGAAGATATTGATGGGTAA
- a CDS encoding ABC transporter permease translates to MKKSTTKGVYRDSVPSAGGAQALRASSQRLVDHQKIFAFVLWLLLTIWALWISNTPELNWSGRASIYQFLSASFQPELNPTFLGVMAKATLTTFAFAVCGTTLSLVIGLVLGVVCSRVWWQIFLPGAVGRAVWIALRGGLAIPRAIHEVIWGLLLLSVLGLDPIVGVGAIAIPFGAITAKVFSEIIDETPIGPLTALVNSGSNRIAAFCYAQLPQALPNLISYGFYRFECSLRAAAVLGIIGAGGLGEQIFLSWQSLQYAEVWTGFYALILLNGLVDTWSAKLRRQMGFVSRLDLADKSKRALVPVATRQTDKNRTFVWGSLIAIALCIPLCFAYLNIDWGRIGRSVPFLADLASELTAEQVLPAFSFSLVPLALQTMAMSILAINLAGIGGVLFSFPAAQNFFLPGGLLQSIGSTQRLSLGHGVLVLSRMILLAARAIPAPILALIVVFGMYPGIWPGALALAAHNFGILGRLMAEVNENLPDGPLRALRSLGASSSGIVFYGVFPANLPRFLAYILYRWEVCLRETVIVGIVGVGGLGRLMTEQLSSFDYGSLAATLLVFIGLTIFIDAISGWMRTAVR, encoded by the coding sequence TTGAAAAAATCCACTACTAAAGGTGTCTATAGAGATAGCGTTCCTAGCGCTGGTGGAGCGCAAGCACTTCGAGCATCTAGTCAACGCCTAGTCGATCATCAGAAAATCTTTGCGTTCGTTCTATGGCTCTTGCTAACAATTTGGGCGCTGTGGATATCGAATACTCCCGAGTTGAACTGGAGTGGACGTGCATCGATCTACCAGTTCCTATCAGCTAGCTTTCAGCCCGAGCTAAACCCTACTTTCCTTGGGGTGATGGCAAAAGCAACGCTCACAACCTTCGCTTTTGCGGTTTGTGGAACGACACTTAGCCTGGTGATAGGTTTAGTGCTGGGTGTCGTCTGCTCGCGGGTTTGGTGGCAGATCTTCCTACCTGGAGCCGTAGGTCGAGCTGTATGGATAGCACTGCGAGGAGGGTTGGCCATACCTAGGGCTATTCACGAAGTAATTTGGGGACTGCTGCTACTGAGCGTGTTAGGACTCGATCCGATTGTGGGCGTGGGCGCGATCGCGATTCCTTTCGGGGCTATCACAGCCAAAGTTTTTTCCGAAATCATAGACGAAACGCCTATTGGGCCATTGACCGCCCTAGTCAATAGCGGAAGTAATCGCATCGCTGCTTTCTGTTATGCCCAGCTCCCACAAGCTCTACCTAACCTGATTTCCTATGGGTTCTATCGGTTTGAATGTTCGTTGCGAGCGGCGGCAGTGCTCGGCATTATCGGCGCAGGTGGTCTGGGTGAACAAATCTTTCTGAGCTGGCAGTCTTTACAATATGCGGAGGTTTGGACAGGCTTTTATGCGCTGATATTGCTCAATGGTCTAGTTGATACCTGGAGTGCGAAGCTCAGGCGGCAGATGGGGTTTGTCAGCCGACTAGATCTAGCCGATAAGTCCAAACGCGCCCTAGTGCCGGTAGCAACTAGGCAAACCGATAAAAACCGGACATTCGTTTGGGGTTCTTTAATTGCGATCGCGCTGTGTATACCTCTGTGCTTTGCCTATCTCAATATTGATTGGGGGCGAATAGGCAGATCTGTCCCCTTTCTCGCGGATCTAGCCAGCGAGCTTACAGCAGAGCAAGTTTTACCGGCATTCTCTTTTTCCCTAGTGCCGTTAGCACTTCAGACGATGGCGATGTCTATCTTAGCGATCAACCTGGCTGGAATAGGCGGTGTTCTGTTTTCTTTTCCTGCCGCTCAGAATTTTTTCTTACCCGGTGGGTTACTACAGAGTATTGGCTCTACTCAGCGGCTGAGTTTAGGACATGGTGTGCTTGTACTCTCAAGAATGATTTTGCTAGCGGCTAGAGCCATCCCTGCGCCGATACTGGCACTAATTGTTGTTTTTGGGATGTATCCAGGGATTTGGCCAGGTGCGCTAGCGCTGGCTGCTCACAACTTTGGTATCTTGGGCCGGTTAATGGCTGAGGTCAATGAGAACCTGCCAGATGGGCCGCTGCGGGCACTGCGATCGCTAGGAGCCTCCAGCAGCGGCATCGTGTTCTATGGCGTATTCCCGGCTAATCTGCCGCGATTTCTAGCCTACATACTCTATCGCTGGGAAGTCTGCCTTCGCGAAACCGTCATTGTTGGCATCGTTGGTGTCGGCGGGTTAGGCCGGCTGATGACAGAACAGCTCAGCAGCTTCGACTATGGCAGTTTGGCTGCTACGCTGCTTGTTTTTATCGGTCTGACTATTTTCATAGACGCCATTAGCGGATGGATGAGAACAGCGGTGCGGTGA
- a CDS encoding PHP domain-containing protein — MSASPADRETANQVAHRTATQDSLLLREVLQSISAQSCPKTYNFHMHTYCSDGKLAPSELMEQAVKIGLRGIAITDHHTIKGYSQAKAWMEDWRWHNPSPWRRNPKPGAKNLPKVWTGIEITSFLAETDVHILGYAFKPTHEAIRPYTRGAAPRGQAREATNVIRAIQSAGGIAILAHPVRYRTDEELLIRAAFELGIDGVETYYAYDNPKVWRPSPGKTERVAALAKELDLLSSCGTDTHGKTITRRL, encoded by the coding sequence ATGTCTGCAAGTCCTGCTGATCGGGAGACTGCTAACCAAGTAGCCCATCGGACAGCGACGCAGGATTCTTTGCTACTCAGAGAAGTATTACAGAGTATTAGTGCGCAGAGCTGCCCGAAAACGTACAATTTTCATATGCATACCTACTGCTCTGACGGCAAGTTAGCGCCGTCAGAGCTTATGGAGCAAGCTGTCAAGATTGGCTTGCGGGGTATTGCGATTACTGATCACCACACGATCAAGGGCTATTCTCAGGCAAAGGCATGGATGGAAGACTGGCGCTGGCACAATCCTTCTCCTTGGAGGCGAAATCCTAAGCCCGGGGCCAAAAACCTGCCTAAAGTATGGACAGGTATTGAAATTACTTCTTTCCTAGCAGAGACTGACGTTCATATTCTGGGCTACGCATTCAAGCCTACTCACGAAGCGATTCGACCTTACACACGGGGAGCTGCGCCCAGGGGGCAAGCACGTGAAGCGACTAATGTTATTCGGGCTATTCAGTCTGCTGGTGGGATTGCGATACTTGCCCATCCTGTTCGCTATCGTACTGACGAAGAGCTTCTGATCCGTGCTGCCTTTGAGTTAGGGATTGACGGCGTTGAAACATACTATGCCTACGACAACCCTAAAGTTTGGCGCCCGAGCCCAGGTAAAACTGAACGAGTAGCTGCTCTCGCAAAAGAATTAGATTTGCTTAGTAGCTGCGGAACTGATACACACGGCAAAACGATTACTAGGCGTCTTTAG
- a CDS encoding DUF2811 domain-containing protein, which produces MQLNVSVLAEIPEDLHNALNGFLETHPTWDQDRMYAAALSLFLLQNGQKEGDQTPSRIYLDTLFDYAR; this is translated from the coding sequence ATGCAGCTAAATGTCAGTGTTTTAGCAGAAATTCCTGAGGATCTTCACAACGCTCTCAATGGTTTTTTAGAAACTCATCCAACATGGGACCAAGACAGGATGTATGCGGCAGCGCTGTCTTTGTTCTTGCTGCAAAATGGCCAGAAAGAGGGAGATCAAACGCCTTCAAGGATTTACTTAGATACTTTGTTTGACTATGCCCGTTAG
- a CDS encoding phosphonate ABC transporter ATP-binding protein — MNIALQLDSVSCRFGSVVALQAVSVAIASGEKVALVGPSGAGKSTLLSLFNGGLNPDQGSVQVLGKAIHTLRGSERRRLQRQIGSVYQQHQLIDNLSVIHNVNAGHLGRWPLWKALWSLIWPQQVNAAKHALEQLGIADKLYARTDRLSGGQQQRVALARMLVQDPAIVIADEPVASVDPARSHDVMLLLAQLGQNRTLVVSLHDVALAQTYCDRLIGLRQGRILFDLPSNQVSPEQLAALYNLEDCNLASH; from the coding sequence ATGAATATAGCACTGCAATTGGACTCGGTAAGCTGTCGGTTTGGATCGGTGGTGGCATTGCAAGCAGTGAGTGTGGCGATCGCCTCTGGTGAAAAAGTTGCCCTTGTCGGCCCTAGCGGTGCTGGCAAAAGTACACTACTTAGCCTATTTAACGGTGGACTAAACCCTGATCAAGGCTCAGTGCAGGTGCTCGGAAAAGCGATACATACCTTACGCGGATCCGAGCGTAGAAGATTGCAAAGGCAGATTGGCAGCGTTTATCAGCAGCACCAGCTAATCGATAATTTATCGGTAATCCATAACGTCAACGCTGGGCACTTGGGAAGATGGCCTCTATGGAAGGCGCTGTGGTCTTTGATTTGGCCTCAGCAGGTAAACGCAGCCAAACACGCACTTGAGCAGCTCGGTATTGCAGACAAACTCTATGCTCGAACCGATCGACTCTCAGGTGGGCAGCAGCAGCGAGTAGCCCTAGCTCGGATGTTGGTTCAAGATCCGGCGATAGTGATAGCCGATGAGCCAGTCGCTAGCGTCGATCCGGCCCGCTCGCATGATGTAATGTTGCTGCTAGCCCAGTTAGGACAAAACAGGACGCTGGTCGTCAGTTTGCACGATGTGGCTTTAGCACAGACCTATTGCGATCGCCTCATCGGCCTGCGTCAGGGGCGTATTCTGTTTGATCTACCTAGCAATCAGGTGAGCCCTGAGCAGCTAGCGGCTCTGTACAATCTAGAGGACTGTAATCTAGCGAGTCACTAG
- the murJ gene encoding murein biosynthesis integral membrane protein MurJ, protein MGKRSLAGIAGIVAAATLLSKVFGLLRETAIAAAFGTGPVTDAYSISYVIPGFLLILLGGINGPFHSAIVSVVAKRKKEEIAPLVETVTTLIAIVLAAATVALVVFADPIIGFIGQGFSATEVGLESRAIAITQLRIMAPITLFAGFIGIGFGTLNAADQYWLPSISPLLSSSAVMIALGLLWLVLGEGISDPSNLMVGGIVLALGSLVGAILQWLVQVPALWKSGLGRPKPGFNFKDPGVRDVIKVLAPATFSSGSLQINVYTDLYFAARVPGTLASLNFANLLIQAPLGIISNIVLVPFLPIFSRLSLPNQWPELKQRIRQSLILVALTMLPLSALIVTLARPIVSVVYERGAFDEDAVALVTAMLIAYGAGMFVYLARDVMVRVFYALGDGQTPFNISLVNIITNAVLDYVFFNLMGPPGLVVATIGVNIVSLVAMTVLLARKIDGLPVADWARSIATITGASFLSGVFCWLTRGGLVTIVGSDGFLANLIQMSIAGGIGLITFALLTIVLKIPEADLLAQRIRQKLGR, encoded by the coding sequence TTGGGTAAGCGATCACTAGCTGGAATTGCCGGGATTGTGGCAGCCGCAACGCTGCTAAGTAAGGTGTTTGGACTGCTGCGCGAAACGGCGATCGCCGCCGCCTTCGGTACGGGGCCAGTGACCGATGCCTATAGCATCTCGTATGTGATTCCAGGTTTTTTGCTGATCTTGCTAGGGGGTATCAACGGCCCCTTTCATAGTGCCATCGTCAGCGTAGTGGCTAAGCGAAAGAAAGAAGAGATTGCTCCGCTAGTCGAGACGGTGACAACTCTGATTGCAATTGTGTTAGCGGCTGCAACGGTGGCGCTGGTGGTGTTTGCCGATCCCATTATTGGCTTTATCGGCCAAGGCTTTAGCGCGACGGAGGTAGGCCTAGAGAGCCGCGCGATCGCAATCACGCAGCTACGCATTATGGCTCCTATTACGCTTTTTGCCGGCTTCATCGGCATCGGCTTTGGGACGCTCAACGCCGCCGATCAGTATTGGCTACCGTCCATTAGCCCACTGCTATCGAGTTCAGCGGTAATGATCGCGCTGGGCCTGCTCTGGCTGGTTCTTGGCGAGGGTATTAGCGATCCTAGTAATCTGATGGTTGGCGGAATAGTTCTGGCGCTGGGCTCACTAGTTGGCGCTATTTTGCAATGGTTGGTCCAAGTTCCCGCCCTGTGGAAGTCTGGTTTGGGTCGTCCAAAGCCAGGATTCAATTTCAAAGATCCAGGGGTTCGCGACGTCATTAAAGTGTTAGCACCCGCGACGTTTTCCTCTGGCAGCTTGCAAATTAATGTCTATACCGACTTGTACTTTGCTGCAAGAGTCCCAGGGACCCTAGCCTCTTTGAATTTTGCCAACCTGCTGATCCAGGCACCGCTAGGCATTATCTCTAATATTGTCTTGGTTCCTTTCCTGCCAATCTTTTCTCGCTTAAGCCTGCCTAATCAGTGGCCCGAATTGAAGCAGCGTATCCGTCAAAGCTTGATTCTGGTGGCGCTGACGATGCTGCCGCTAAGCGCGTTGATTGTGACCTTGGCCAGACCGATTGTCAGCGTCGTTTATGAGCGGGGTGCATTCGATGAAGACGCCGTAGCGCTGGTGACAGCGATGCTGATTGCCTATGGGGCGGGGATGTTTGTCTATCTTGCTAGAGATGTCATGGTGCGGGTGTTTTACGCGCTCGGCGATGGTCAGACTCCGTTTAATATCAGCCTTGTCAACATCATTACCAATGCTGTTCTGGACTATGTGTTTTTCAATCTAATGGGTCCGCCGGGCTTGGTCGTAGCGACGATTGGGGTCAATATTGTTTCGCTGGTTGCCATGACGGTGTTATTAGCTCGCAAAATCGATGGCTTACCGGTAGCAGACTGGGCTCGTAGCATTGCGACTATCACAGGTGCAAGCTTTCTTAGCGGCGTTTTCTGCTGGCTGACCAGGGGCGGGCTGGTGACTATTGTGGGCTCAGACGGCTTTCTAGCAAACCTCATTCAGATGTCTATCGCAGGAGGGATTGGACTAATTACCTTTGCCTTGCTGACGATTGTGCTCAAAATTCCTGAAGCCGATCTATTGGCGCAGCGCATTCGGCAAAAGTTAGGCCGCTGA
- a CDS encoding S-layer homology domain-containing protein, with the protein MFPDTTHHWAKGCIVALAKRGMISGYANTTFRPLAVVSRAEFAALMRQSFPGLPTRQSARPFPDVPPQYWANEVIAWASERGLLSGDRSGRFLPMQAISRVQAVVVLMAALSAEQTTARIRLPKTEPAEREQLIRRTFTDATAIPDYGREAVGQAIAANLFESQLAPRAFLPNQSITRGEVAAILCWALAISVAELTETSPLKPALTRDRKGLFEKFIHQEAEFNAEKLAFLDRGIQSSPFRNRLSQAVGYLQQTEPQAITGQSAAIPSPLENTATYPIRGDRPEIDATGLDFLAPDILSACVCLSTMRSGELRSRWLGREAFVNRQMWSATKFLPLLKVIEQANKAAPNVPIGDCSVHPAGSRSGFPFHVLANGTVSYDNRVATSNSLAAMFKRFTTPERLEKWTQQLTGNQQLAFQGRYGEVPFIEFPELWSANGQKVLESPRQAHRGQNLVSTYDLTRLITIVGWHWRLPPRAVVPNVQGHSLSSLIQAMGVDTARYIDVALETLSLTEVVRSPVIISKCGFGRSDQRDRTELTYCALAEFDLPRVGACDPTASHQHYSIGMTLIAAQQTGDIDQEARFVDALMATEVTEIIQQLILGKL; encoded by the coding sequence ATGTTTCCAGACACTACTCACCATTGGGCTAAAGGCTGCATCGTAGCTCTAGCGAAGCGAGGGATGATCAGCGGGTATGCCAACACTACATTCCGTCCGCTTGCTGTAGTCAGTCGAGCTGAGTTTGCAGCCTTGATGCGTCAAAGTTTCCCAGGGCTACCGACAAGGCAATCGGCTCGTCCGTTTCCGGACGTACCACCGCAGTACTGGGCAAATGAGGTAATCGCCTGGGCTTCAGAACGCGGCCTGCTTAGTGGGGATAGATCAGGTCGATTTCTGCCTATGCAGGCCATTTCTAGAGTGCAGGCAGTCGTAGTGTTGATGGCAGCCCTGTCAGCTGAACAAACCACTGCAAGAATTCGCCTTCCTAAGACAGAGCCAGCCGAGCGCGAGCAACTAATCAGGCGAACGTTTACAGATGCCACAGCAATTCCAGACTATGGCCGAGAAGCTGTTGGGCAGGCGATCGCAGCCAATCTATTTGAATCTCAGCTAGCACCTAGAGCCTTTTTGCCCAACCAATCAATCACTAGAGGAGAAGTGGCGGCGATACTATGTTGGGCACTGGCAATTTCCGTCGCAGAACTTACTGAAACTTCTCCTTTGAAACCGGCACTGACAAGAGATAGAAAAGGACTATTTGAAAAATTTATTCATCAGGAAGCGGAATTCAATGCCGAGAAACTCGCTTTTTTAGATCGAGGCATCCAAAGTTCGCCATTTCGCAATCGTCTATCTCAAGCAGTCGGATACCTACAGCAAACAGAGCCGCAGGCAATCACAGGCCAATCAGCGGCAATACCTTCACCACTAGAAAATACCGCCACTTATCCTATTCGGGGCGATCGCCCGGAAATAGATGCAACGGGACTAGATTTTCTGGCGCCCGATATCTTGTCTGCTTGCGTATGCCTATCAACCATGCGATCAGGCGAGCTGAGATCTCGCTGGCTAGGTCGAGAGGCCTTTGTTAATCGACAGATGTGGAGTGCCACTAAGTTTTTACCTTTGCTCAAGGTAATCGAGCAGGCCAATAAGGCCGCGCCTAACGTACCGATTGGGGACTGCTCCGTACATCCAGCTGGCTCCCGGTCAGGCTTTCCGTTTCATGTGCTGGCAAATGGCACTGTATCTTATGACAATCGGGTGGCAACTTCCAACTCGCTAGCGGCCATGTTTAAGCGATTCACCACGCCAGAGAGACTAGAGAAGTGGACACAGCAGCTCACGGGCAATCAGCAGCTAGCATTCCAGGGTCGCTATGGTGAGGTACCCTTTATCGAGTTTCCAGAGCTGTGGTCTGCAAACGGCCAAAAGGTACTCGAATCGCCACGTCAGGCTCATCGAGGACAAAATTTGGTCTCGACCTATGATCTCACTCGACTAATCACGATAGTGGGCTGGCACTGGCGACTGCCACCGCGCGCAGTTGTCCCCAATGTGCAGGGCCATAGTTTGAGCAGCCTGATCCAGGCGATGGGCGTAGATACGGCTCGATATATTGATGTCGCTTTGGAAACGCTATCGCTAACTGAGGTGGTGCGATCGCCTGTAATTATCTCAAAGTGTGGGTTTGGTCGAAGCGATCAGCGCGATCGCACTGAGTTAACCTACTGCGCCCTAGCCGAATTCGATCTCCCTCGAGTTGGAGCTTGCGATCCAACCGCTAGCCACCAGCACTATTCAATTGGGATGACGCTGATTGCCGCTCAGCAAACGGGCGATATCGATCAAGAAGCTAGATTTGTCGATGCCCTGATGGCAACTGAAGTCACAGAGATTATTCAGCAGCTGATTTTAGGAAAGCTGTGA